A genomic stretch from Burkholderia pyrrocinia includes:
- the minC gene encoding septum site-determining protein MinC — protein MSLKKSPFFELRSGSVDTLLFTVKTTDLDALRAELVKRFEATPEFFADDVVAIDVRRLAEGERVALADIRQMLNDVRMRPVGVVASATQGWAGEAGLPLLEARDRRAPKPAEGSEASPVAEAVVAAAAAAAPEQASEPAPASNQTGGQTLVIDRPLRSGQQIYAKGDLVVLAPVSHGAEIIAEGNIHIYAPLRGRALAGVHGNHDARIFCTCLEPELISIAGIYRTTENPLPAEVLGKAVQIRLEEEKLMIEPLRLT, from the coding sequence ATGTCGCTTAAAAAATCGCCATTCTTCGAGCTGCGCAGCGGATCGGTCGATACGTTGCTGTTCACCGTGAAGACGACCGATCTCGACGCGTTGCGTGCCGAACTGGTCAAGCGCTTCGAAGCGACTCCCGAGTTTTTTGCCGACGATGTCGTCGCGATCGACGTCCGCCGCCTGGCGGAGGGCGAGCGCGTCGCGCTGGCCGATATCCGCCAGATGCTGAACGATGTGCGGATGCGTCCGGTGGGCGTGGTCGCATCGGCAACGCAGGGCTGGGCGGGGGAAGCCGGCCTGCCGTTGCTCGAGGCGCGCGATCGCCGCGCGCCGAAGCCGGCCGAGGGCTCGGAAGCGTCGCCGGTCGCCGAGGCCGTCGTCGCTGCAGCCGCCGCGGCGGCGCCCGAGCAGGCGTCCGAGCCGGCGCCGGCGTCGAACCAGACGGGCGGCCAGACGCTCGTGATCGACCGGCCGTTGCGTTCGGGGCAGCAGATTTACGCGAAAGGAGACCTCGTGGTGCTCGCGCCGGTCAGTCACGGCGCGGAGATCATCGCGGAAGGCAATATCCACATCTACGCGCCGTTGCGCGGCCGCGCACTCGCGGGCGTGCACGGCAATCACGACGCGCGCATTTTCTGCACGTGTCTCGAACCGGAACTGATTTCGATCGCGGGTATCTATCGAACAACCGAGAACCCGTTGCCCGCCGAAGTACTGGGCAAGGCGGTGCAGATCCGGCTCGAAGAGGAAAAACTGATGATCGAACCGCTGCGCCTGACGTAA
- the minD gene encoding septum site-determining protein MinD, with amino-acid sequence MAKIIVVTSGKGGVGKTTTSASFASGIALRGHKTAVIDFDVGLRNLDLIMGCERRVVYDLVNVIQGEANLNQALIKDKKCENLFILPASQTRDKDALTRDGVEKVLNDLVAMDFEYIVCDSPAGIEAGALHAMYFADEALIVTNPEVSSVRDSDRILGILSSKTKRATEGKDPIKEHLLITRYSPKRVSEGEMLSLEDISEILRIKLIGVVPESEAVLHASNQGLPAVHIDGTDVAEAYKDVVARFLGEDKPLRFTDYQKPGLLQRLFGSK; translated from the coding sequence ATGGCAAAAATCATCGTGGTGACCTCGGGCAAGGGCGGCGTGGGCAAGACGACGACGAGCGCGAGCTTTGCGTCCGGTATCGCGCTGCGCGGCCACAAGACGGCCGTGATCGACTTCGACGTCGGCCTGCGCAACCTCGATCTCATCATGGGCTGCGAGCGCCGCGTGGTGTACGACCTCGTGAACGTGATCCAGGGCGAAGCGAACCTGAACCAGGCGCTGATCAAGGACAAGAAGTGCGAGAACCTGTTCATCCTGCCGGCGTCGCAGACGCGCGACAAGGATGCGCTGACGCGCGACGGCGTCGAGAAGGTGCTCAACGACCTGGTCGCGATGGACTTCGAATACATCGTCTGCGATTCGCCGGCCGGCATCGAGGCCGGCGCGCTGCACGCGATGTACTTCGCGGACGAAGCGCTGATCGTCACGAACCCGGAAGTGTCGTCGGTGCGCGACTCGGACCGCATTCTCGGCATCCTGTCGTCGAAGACGAAGCGCGCGACCGAAGGCAAGGATCCGATCAAGGAACACCTGCTGATCACGCGCTACAGCCCGAAGCGCGTGAGCGAAGGCGAGATGCTGTCGCTCGAGGACATCAGCGAGATCCTGCGCATCAAGCTGATCGGCGTGGTGCCAGAGTCGGAAGCCGTGCTGCACGCGTCGAACCAGGGCCTGCCGGCCGTGCACATCGACGGCACCGACGTCGCCGAAGCGTACAAGGACGTCGTCGCGCGCTTCCTCGGCGAGGACAAGCCGCTGCGCTTCACCGATTACCAGAAGCCGGGCCTGCTGCAGCGCCTCTTCGGCAGCAAGTAA
- the minE gene encoding cell division topological specificity factor MinE — protein sequence MSILSFLLGEKKKSASVAKERLQLIIAHERVGGRPPADYLPALQKELVAVISKYVHISDDDIRVSLERQDDLEVLEVKIEIPQA from the coding sequence ATGTCCATCCTTTCGTTTCTCCTCGGCGAGAAGAAGAAGTCCGCATCGGTCGCGAAGGAGCGCCTGCAGCTCATCATCGCGCACGAGCGGGTCGGCGGCCGGCCGCCGGCCGATTACCTGCCGGCGCTGCAGAAGGAGCTCGTCGCGGTCATCTCGAAGTACGTCCATATTTCGGACGATGACATCCGCGTGAGCCTCGAGCGCCAGGACGATCTCGAAGTCCTCGAAGTGAAGATCGAGATCCCGCAAGCCTGA
- a CDS encoding YXWGXW repeat-containing protein, producing MAVSTVHRRIVSLALFAAGLSAVVAPFAAHADEILVGAPVIAPQGRVVVAEPVAVRTEEIVVVAPNAPPPVRYEVLPTVRVGYVWERGHWHWDHGRYVWIGGHWEAERVGMQWVPGHWDQRGPNWFWTRGHWA from the coding sequence ATGGCTGTCTCTACCGTTCACCGTCGTATCGTTTCGCTCGCGCTGTTTGCCGCGGGCCTGTCAGCCGTCGTCGCGCCGTTTGCCGCGCATGCGGACGAGATTCTCGTCGGCGCACCCGTGATCGCGCCGCAGGGCCGCGTGGTCGTCGCCGAGCCGGTCGCCGTGCGTACCGAGGAAATCGTCGTCGTCGCGCCGAATGCGCCGCCGCCCGTGCGCTACGAGGTCCTGCCGACGGTGCGGGTGGGCTATGTGTGGGAGCGCGGTCACTGGCACTGGGACCATGGGCGCTACGTGTGGATCGGTGGTCACTGGGAAGCCGAGCGCGTCGGCATGCAATGGGTGCCGGGCCACTGGGATCAGCGCGGTCCGAACTGGTTCTGGACCCGCGGCCACTGGGCGTGA
- a CDS encoding chloride channel protein gives MPRPALPALFPALTRRSLRIWRQYGVFWLGAIVVGLAAVLYARLIDWGYETFRTMRDHATWLPLLLTPAIAALSVWITRRFFRGAEGSGIPQVIATLHARPSAFGARLLTLRILFGKVLVSFLGILGGFTIGREGPTVQVGAALMFNLRRFYPRSNAQIERQLVLAGAAAGLSAAFNTPLAGIVFAIEELTRSFSARASGVLITAIILAGVVALGLNGNYTYFGTIDAGLHFPKLLALAVLVTAIVTGIAGGLFCWLLLNTGRWLPAQLLGLYRERPIAFAALCGFVIAVVGLVSGGTTFGSGYAEARGLLDGREQLSVFYPFLKMVSMVASYLPGIPGGIFAPSLSIGAGFGNLLHIVFGNMSLPMLIALAMVGYLAAVTQSPITSFVIVMEMINGHALVISLMATALVSSRVSRFFAPPLYETLAQRYLAPPAAAAEPAAAASMGAAGAAGVTEPQDATAAPADPLDTLRDEGTDAPTAAAPGEHATHAAATHDAGPAAPGTHAPAQPGPRDAQ, from the coding sequence ATGCCACGCCCCGCCCTTCCCGCGCTGTTTCCTGCTCTCACCCGCCGCTCGCTGCGAATCTGGCGCCAGTACGGCGTTTTCTGGCTCGGCGCGATCGTCGTCGGCCTCGCGGCCGTGCTCTATGCGCGGCTGATCGACTGGGGCTACGAGACGTTCCGCACGATGCGCGATCATGCCACGTGGCTGCCGCTGCTGCTGACGCCGGCGATCGCCGCCCTGTCGGTATGGATCACACGCCGCTTCTTCCGCGGCGCCGAGGGCAGCGGCATCCCGCAGGTAATCGCGACGCTGCATGCGCGCCCGAGTGCGTTCGGCGCCCGGCTGCTGACGCTGCGCATCCTGTTCGGCAAGGTGCTGGTCTCGTTCCTGGGCATTCTGGGCGGCTTCACGATCGGCCGCGAAGGGCCGACCGTGCAGGTCGGCGCAGCGCTGATGTTCAACCTGCGGCGCTTCTACCCGCGCTCGAACGCGCAGATCGAACGCCAGCTGGTGCTGGCCGGCGCGGCGGCCGGGCTGTCGGCCGCATTCAATACGCCGCTCGCCGGGATCGTGTTCGCGATCGAGGAGCTGACGCGCAGCTTCTCCGCGCGCGCGAGCGGCGTGCTGATCACCGCGATCATCCTCGCCGGCGTCGTCGCGCTCGGCCTGAACGGCAACTACACGTATTTCGGCACGATCGATGCCGGCCTCCATTTTCCGAAGCTGCTGGCGCTCGCGGTGCTGGTCACCGCGATCGTGACGGGCATCGCGGGCGGCCTGTTCTGCTGGCTGCTGCTCAACACGGGGCGCTGGCTGCCCGCGCAACTGCTCGGCCTGTATCGCGAGCGGCCGATCGCGTTCGCCGCGCTATGCGGCTTCGTGATCGCCGTCGTCGGCCTCGTGTCGGGCGGCACGACGTTCGGCAGCGGCTATGCCGAGGCGCGCGGCCTGCTCGACGGCCGCGAGCAGTTGTCGGTGTTCTACCCGTTCCTGAAAATGGTGTCGATGGTCGCGTCGTACCTGCCGGGCATCCCGGGCGGGATCTTCGCGCCGTCGCTGTCGATCGGCGCCGGGTTCGGCAACCTGCTGCACATCGTGTTCGGCAACATGAGCCTGCCGATGCTGATCGCGCTCGCGATGGTCGGCTATCTTGCGGCCGTCACGCAGTCGCCGATCACGTCGTTCGTGATCGTGATGGAGATGATCAACGGCCACGCGCTCGTGATTTCGCTGATGGCCACCGCGCTGGTGTCGAGCCGCGTGTCGCGCTTTTTCGCGCCGCCGCTCTACGAAACGCTCGCGCAGCGCTATCTCGCGCCGCCCGCTGCGGCCGCGGAACCGGCCGCGGCCGCCTCGATGGGTGCGGCGGGTGCGGCCGGCGTCACCGAGCCGCAGGATGCGACCGCCGCGCCCGCCGATCCGCTCGACACGCTGCGCGACGAAGGCACCGACGCGCCGACCGCCGCTGCGCCGGGCGAACACGCTACGCACGCGGCGGCGACGCACGACGCTGGGCCGGCGGCGCCCGGCACGCACGCCCCGGCGCAGCCCGGCCCGCGCGACGCTCAGTAA
- the waaC gene encoding lipopolysaccharide heptosyltransferase I has translation MKRILIVKVTSLGDVVQTLPVVADLHRAFPGVTVDWAVDESCAEVVRWHPGVSAVLCAPLRRFKKLRNVGDLKAISASIGALRAHRYDAVIDLHGVYKSAIISALARAARRFGYQTQDLGETGARFAYSHRFGPRPDCDAWHGMRVSAGEAFGYVPEGVATYGIVAPQDASLPAAVTDGAPFMLLFHATSNPDKKWPADHWAALATQMMARGVRVLVPWGSAAEHDDAQDIAARAPGAIVLPAMTVRELGAALGRAALVVGVDTGFVHMAHALQRPTVMIFVATSRHHCGIGGAPNALSIGEPGTIPSVEQALDAIDTVDPAYGALRARLTA, from the coding sequence GTGAAACGCATCCTCATCGTAAAAGTGACGTCGCTCGGCGACGTCGTCCAGACGCTACCCGTCGTCGCGGACCTGCATCGCGCCTTTCCCGGCGTGACGGTCGACTGGGCCGTCGACGAATCGTGCGCCGAGGTCGTGCGCTGGCACCCGGGCGTGAGCGCCGTCCTGTGCGCACCGCTGCGACGCTTCAAGAAGCTCCGGAATGTCGGCGACCTGAAGGCGATCTCGGCGTCGATCGGCGCGTTGCGCGCGCACCGCTACGATGCCGTCATCGACCTGCACGGCGTCTACAAGAGCGCGATCATTTCCGCGCTGGCGCGCGCCGCGCGCCGCTTCGGCTACCAGACGCAGGATCTCGGCGAAACGGGCGCACGCTTCGCGTATTCGCATCGCTTCGGCCCGCGGCCGGACTGCGACGCATGGCACGGGATGCGCGTGAGCGCCGGCGAGGCGTTCGGCTACGTGCCCGAAGGCGTCGCCACGTACGGCATCGTCGCGCCGCAGGACGCGAGCCTGCCGGCCGCCGTGACCGACGGCGCGCCGTTCATGCTGCTGTTCCATGCGACGTCCAATCCCGACAAGAAATGGCCGGCTGACCACTGGGCCGCGCTCGCCACGCAGATGATGGCGCGTGGCGTGCGCGTGCTGGTGCCGTGGGGATCGGCTGCCGAGCATGACGATGCGCAGGACATCGCCGCGCGCGCGCCGGGCGCGATCGTGCTGCCCGCGATGACCGTGCGCGAACTCGGTGCGGCGCTCGGCCGGGCCGCGCTCGTGGTGGGGGTCGATACGGGGTTCGTGCATATGGCGCACGCGCTGCAGCGGCCGACCGTGATGATTTTCGTCGCGACGTCGCGTCACCATTGCGGCATCGGCGGCGCACCGAATGCACTGTCGATCGGCGAGCCGGGCACGATCCCGTCCGTCGAGCAGGCGCTCGACGCGATCGATACGGTCGACCCTGCGTATGGCGCGCTGCGCGCGCGGCTGACCGCCTGA
- a CDS encoding MFS transporter, with the protein MSASPPAVAHATGSAGAVSHRRIVFASFIGTAIEFYDFYVYATAAALVIGPVFFPHGSATAQALSAFVTFGIAFIARPIGSFLFGHFGDRIGRKSTLVASLLVMGVSTTAIGFVPGYDAIGTLAPVLLCVLRFGQGIGLGGEWGGAALLATEHAPQGKRGWFGMFPQLGPSVGFLMSNGLFFALALSLSDEQFRSWGWRIPFLVSAVLVAVGLYVRLKITETPAFQAALDRNERVRVPVATLVTQHWQPTLLGALAMVVCYTLFYISTVFSLSYGVSALHIPRQSFLGLLCFAVVFMGLATPLSAWASDRFGRKPVLVVGAIAALLSGFAMEPLLGSGSMPLVALFLTIELFLMGVTFAPMGALLPELFPTNVRYTGAGVAYNLGGILGASIAPYIAQLLAARGGLSWVGGYVSVAAAISLVGVLLMRETRDASLV; encoded by the coding sequence ATGTCCGCATCTCCCCCGGCCGTTGCACACGCAACCGGCTCGGCCGGCGCCGTCAGCCACCGGCGCATCGTGTTCGCGAGCTTCATCGGCACCGCGATCGAGTTCTACGATTTCTATGTGTACGCGACGGCCGCCGCGCTCGTCATCGGCCCCGTCTTCTTCCCGCACGGCTCCGCGACCGCGCAGGCGCTGTCCGCATTCGTCACGTTCGGCATCGCGTTCATTGCGCGCCCGATCGGCTCGTTCCTGTTCGGGCATTTCGGCGACCGCATCGGCCGCAAATCGACGCTCGTCGCGTCGCTGCTCGTGATGGGCGTGTCCACCACCGCGATCGGCTTCGTGCCCGGCTACGACGCGATCGGCACGCTCGCGCCGGTGCTGCTGTGCGTGCTGCGCTTCGGCCAGGGGATCGGCCTCGGCGGCGAATGGGGCGGCGCAGCGCTGCTCGCGACCGAGCACGCGCCGCAGGGCAAGCGCGGCTGGTTCGGGATGTTCCCGCAGCTCGGGCCCTCGGTCGGCTTCCTGATGTCGAACGGGCTGTTCTTCGCGCTCGCGCTATCGCTGTCCGACGAGCAGTTCCGCAGCTGGGGCTGGCGCATCCCGTTCCTGGTCAGCGCAGTGCTCGTCGCGGTCGGCCTGTACGTGCGGCTCAAGATCACCGAAACGCCCGCGTTCCAGGCGGCGCTCGACCGCAACGAGCGCGTGCGCGTGCCGGTCGCGACGCTCGTCACGCAACACTGGCAGCCGACGCTGCTCGGCGCGCTCGCGATGGTCGTCTGCTACACGCTGTTCTATATCTCGACGGTGTTCTCGCTGTCGTACGGCGTGTCGGCGCTGCATATTCCGCGCCAGAGCTTCCTCGGCCTGCTGTGTTTCGCGGTCGTGTTCATGGGGCTCGCGACGCCGCTTTCCGCGTGGGCATCGGACCGTTTCGGCCGCAAGCCGGTGCTCGTGGTCGGCGCAATCGCCGCGCTGCTGTCGGGTTTTGCAATGGAACCGCTGCTCGGCAGCGGCTCGATGCCGCTCGTCGCGCTGTTCCTGACGATCGAACTGTTCCTGATGGGCGTGACGTTCGCGCCGATGGGCGCGTTGCTGCCGGAACTGTTCCCGACCAACGTCCGCTACACGGGCGCGGGCGTCGCGTACAACCTCGGCGGGATTCTCGGCGCATCGATCGCGCCGTATATCGCGCAACTGCTGGCTGCGCGCGGCGGGCTGTCGTGGGTTGGCGGCTACGTCTCGGTCGCGGCGGCGATCAGCCTGGTCGGCGTGCTGCTGATGCGCGAAACGCGCGACGCGTCGCTCGTCTGA
- a CDS encoding TonB family protein: MRPVLHPRVDRLRVAALAVATMLAACTITPPPSLHPVLTIPSITRSASRAQYRVEIAQRVAERNPSGVLHGTPQAMLRSLVVVAFTVDRNGRLVNASVYRSNGDSEAEALALASLRRSAPLPAPPSRLLDGNGQIEMMEGWLFNDDGHFQLQSTASAQAQSLD; this comes from the coding sequence ATGCGCCCCGTTCTCCATCCGCGCGTCGACCGGCTGCGTGTTGCTGCGCTGGCCGTCGCCACCATGCTTGCCGCATGCACGATCACGCCGCCGCCGTCGCTGCACCCGGTCCTGACGATTCCGTCGATCACGCGCAGCGCGAGCCGCGCCCAGTATCGCGTCGAGATCGCGCAACGCGTTGCCGAACGCAATCCGTCCGGCGTACTGCACGGCACACCGCAGGCGATGCTCCGCTCGCTCGTCGTCGTCGCATTCACCGTCGATCGCAACGGCCGCCTCGTCAACGCCTCCGTCTATCGCAGCAACGGCGACAGCGAAGCGGAAGCGCTCGCGCTCGCGTCGCTGCGCCGCTCGGCGCCGCTGCCGGCGCCGCCGTCGCGACTGCTCGACGGCAACGGTCAGATCGAAATGATGGAAGGCTGGCTCTTCAACGACGACGGTCACTTCCAGTTGCAAAGCACTGCGTCCGCGCAGGCGCAATCGCTCGACTGA
- the hemW gene encoding radical SAM family heme chaperone HemW, which produces MSQAAETGARVVATFTSPGQVRLTSLPPLALYVHFPWCVRKCPYCDFNSHEWKGERFPETEYLDALRADLEQALPLVWGRQVHTVFIGGGTPSLLSAAGLDRMLSDVRALLPLDADAEITLEANPGTFEAAKFAQFRASGVNRLSVGIQSFNEAHLKALGRIHDTAQARAAVEIAAKNFDNFNLDLMFALPNQTLDECRTDIETALSFAPPHLSLYHLTLEPNTLFAKFPPVVPDDDASADMQEWIHARTAEAGYGRYEVSAYAKPNHQCKHNLNYWRFGDYLGIGAGAHTKLSFPNRILRQARYKHPATFIEQAMAGAAVQEEREVGARDLPFEFMLNTLRLVEGFPVHSFAERTGLPMSTIEPALKEAERRGLITRDFTQIAPTPLGQRFLNDLQELFLRDD; this is translated from the coding sequence ATGAGCCAGGCTGCGGAAACCGGCGCGCGCGTCGTGGCGACGTTCACGTCGCCCGGACAGGTGCGGCTCACGTCGCTGCCGCCGCTCGCGCTGTACGTGCATTTTCCGTGGTGCGTGCGCAAGTGCCCGTACTGCGATTTCAACTCGCACGAGTGGAAAGGCGAACGATTCCCTGAAACCGAGTATCTCGACGCGCTGCGCGCCGATCTCGAACAGGCGCTGCCGCTCGTGTGGGGACGGCAGGTGCATACCGTGTTCATCGGCGGCGGCACGCCGAGCCTGCTGTCGGCGGCCGGTCTCGACCGGATGCTGTCCGACGTGCGCGCGCTGCTGCCGCTCGACGCCGATGCCGAGATCACGCTCGAGGCGAATCCGGGCACGTTCGAGGCCGCGAAGTTCGCGCAGTTCCGCGCAAGCGGCGTGAACCGGCTGTCGGTCGGCATCCAGAGCTTCAACGAGGCGCACCTGAAGGCGCTCGGCCGGATTCACGACACCGCGCAGGCGCGCGCGGCCGTCGAGATCGCCGCGAAGAACTTCGACAACTTCAACCTCGACCTGATGTTCGCGCTGCCGAACCAGACGCTCGACGAATGCCGCACGGACATCGAGACCGCGCTGTCGTTCGCGCCGCCGCATCTGTCGCTGTATCACCTGACGCTCGAGCCGAATACGCTGTTCGCGAAGTTCCCGCCGGTCGTCCCCGACGACGACGCGTCGGCCGACATGCAGGAATGGATCCACGCGCGCACGGCCGAGGCCGGCTACGGGCGCTACGAAGTTTCCGCTTACGCGAAGCCGAATCATCAGTGCAAGCACAACCTGAACTACTGGCGCTTCGGCGACTATCTCGGGATCGGCGCGGGCGCGCACACGAAGCTGTCGTTCCCGAACCGGATCCTGCGGCAGGCACGCTACAAGCATCCGGCGACCTTCATCGAGCAGGCGATGGCCGGCGCGGCCGTGCAGGAAGAGCGTGAAGTCGGCGCGCGCGACCTGCCGTTCGAGTTCATGCTGAACACGCTGCGGCTCGTCGAGGGCTTCCCCGTGCACAGCTTCGCCGAACGCACGGGCCTGCCGATGAGCACGATCGAGCCGGCGCTGAAGGAAGCGGAACGGCGCGGGCTGATCACGCGCGATTTCACGCAGATCGCGCCGACGCCGCTCGGCCAGCGTTTCCTCAACGACCTGCAGGAATTGTTCCTGCGCGACGATTGA
- the rdgB gene encoding RdgB/HAM1 family non-canonical purine NTP pyrophosphatase: MPDDRTIAPLSRIVLASNNPGKLREFTALFSTVGIEIVPQGDLAVPEADEPFGTFIENALTKARHASRLTGLPAIADDSGLCVRVLRGAPGVYSARYAQRAGRDNGDAANNAYLVEQLRGVDDRRAYYCCVLALVRHADDPEPLFAEGRWAGEIVDAPRGEHGFGYDPYFYLPSLGATAAELEPAVKNTHSHRALALKALLARLAEEA; encoded by the coding sequence ATGCCTGACGATCGCACCATCGCGCCGCTGTCGCGCATCGTTCTCGCGTCGAACAACCCCGGCAAGCTGCGCGAATTCACCGCGCTGTTCTCGACGGTCGGCATCGAGATCGTCCCGCAGGGCGACCTTGCGGTGCCCGAGGCGGACGAACCTTTCGGCACGTTCATCGAGAACGCGCTGACGAAGGCGCGGCACGCGTCGCGGCTCACCGGGCTGCCGGCGATCGCTGACGATTCGGGCCTGTGCGTGCGCGTGCTGCGCGGCGCGCCGGGCGTCTATTCGGCGCGCTACGCGCAGCGCGCGGGCCGCGACAACGGCGACGCGGCGAACAACGCGTATCTCGTCGAGCAGTTGCGCGGCGTCGACGACCGGCGCGCATACTATTGCTGCGTGCTCGCGCTCGTGCGCCATGCGGACGATCCAGAGCCGCTGTTCGCCGAAGGGCGCTGGGCCGGCGAGATCGTCGACGCGCCGCGCGGCGAGCACGGATTCGGCTACGACCCGTATTTCTACCTGCCGTCGCTCGGCGCGACGGCAGCCGAACTCGAGCCGGCCGTGAAGAACACGCACAGCCATCGCGCGCTTGCGCTGAAGGCGCTGCTTGCGCGGCTCGCGGAGGAAGCATGA
- the rph gene encoding ribonuclease PH, protein MTSSLSRPSGRRADELRKVALTRHYTKHAEGSVLVEFGDTKVLCTASVAERVPEFLRDRGQGWLTAEYGMLPRATHTRSDREAARGKQTGRTQEIQRLIGRALRAVFDLEALGPRTIHIDCDVIQADGGTRTASITGAFVAAHDAVSKLMAAGKLTRSPLTDHVAAISVGVYEGAPVLDLDYAEDSRCDTDMNVVMTGAGGFVEVQGTAEGVPFSRAEMNALLDLAQGGIAELVQLQKDVLGAGHA, encoded by the coding sequence ATGACGTCCTCCCTTTCCCGCCCGAGCGGCCGCCGCGCCGACGAACTGCGCAAGGTCGCCCTCACGCGCCACTACACGAAACATGCGGAAGGCTCCGTGCTGGTCGAATTCGGCGACACCAAGGTGCTCTGCACCGCGAGCGTCGCCGAGCGCGTGCCCGAATTCCTGCGTGATCGCGGGCAAGGCTGGCTGACCGCCGAATACGGGATGCTGCCGCGCGCGACGCACACGCGCAGCGACCGCGAAGCCGCGCGCGGCAAGCAGACGGGCCGCACGCAGGAAATTCAGCGCCTGATCGGCCGCGCGCTGCGCGCGGTGTTCGATCTCGAGGCACTCGGCCCGCGCACGATCCACATCGACTGCGACGTGATCCAGGCTGACGGCGGCACGCGCACGGCGAGCATCACCGGCGCATTCGTCGCCGCGCACGACGCCGTGTCGAAGCTGATGGCGGCCGGCAAGCTCACGCGCTCGCCGCTCACCGACCACGTCGCCGCGATCTCGGTCGGCGTGTACGAAGGCGCACCGGTGCTCGACCTCGACTACGCGGAAGATTCGCGCTGCGACACCGACATGAACGTCGTGATGACGGGCGCCGGCGGTTTCGTCGAAGTCCAGGGCACGGCCGAAGGCGTGCCGTTCTCGCGCGCCGAGATGAACGCGCTGCTCGACCTCGCGCAGGGCGGGATCGCCGAGCTCGTGCAACTGCAGAAAGACGTCCTGGGCGCCGGCCATGCCTGA